A stretch of Corvus hawaiiensis isolate bCorHaw1 chromosome 8, bCorHaw1.pri.cur, whole genome shotgun sequence DNA encodes these proteins:
- the TWNK gene encoding twinkle mtDNA helicase has protein sequence MALVPLRPGRAASRLLPLLCGGARSKGASLSPGAPGRLGQRRYKKDVLPSPDGPAPSVSITEIRQYLRAEDIPFHDGYSCLHTPSLFTGDGGGQPLSASAPFTLFIDKTTGSFLCTATLAEGTWQDFQANVELRHRGITPIPPASSEEVEEEMRQAREDARCIWERALPLWELLDEKEIKETKALFGISMVTDATLKRFGVRYLRTARSLVFPWFSPQNATLKGLKLMRVEKKGSTITYVEETLPRFDSYRNLFGLPLIGRRDTELVLTGWELDALALHQSAGVATLALPRGASCLPPTLLPYLEQFKRITLWLGEDLRSWEAAKLFARKLSLKRCSLVRPGNLQPRPLEALNQGLNVTKILRSALLASHKSIVSFRQLREEVFGELVNTEQVSGVKWVRFPELNKLLKGHRRGELTIFTGPTGSGKTTFISEYALDLCMQGVCTLWGSFEINNVRLAKIMLTQFAGRRLEDQLELYDEWADRFEELPLYFMTFHGQQNIKTVIDTMQHAVYMYDITHVVVDNLQFMMGHEHLSVDRLAAQDYVVGAFRKFATDNTCHITLIIHPRKEDDEKELQTASIFGSAKASQEADNVLILQDRKLVTGPGKRYLQVSKNRFDGDVGIFPLEFSKASLSFSSSKSKARLKKMKGEKELLANKTVEGGSGASKKP, from the exons ATGGCGCTGGTGCCCCTGCGGCCCGGCAGAGCCGCCAGCCGCCTCCTGCCGCTGCTGTGCGGCGGGGCCAGGAGCAAGGGAGCCTCGCTGAGCCCCGGGGCGCCGGGCCGCCTCGGCCAGCGGCGCTACAAGAAGGACGTGCTGCCTTCCCCCGACGGGCCTGCGCCCTCCGTCTCCATCACCGAGATCCGGCAGTACCTGCGGGCGGAGGACATCCCCTTCCACGATGGCTACAGCTGCCTGCACACCCCCAGCCTCTTCACCGGCGACGGCGGGGGCCAGCCGCTGTCCGCCAGTGCCCCGTTCACGCTTTTCATTGACAAGACCACGGGCAGCTTCCTGTGCACAGCCACCCTGGCCGAGGGTACCTGGCAGGACTTCCAGGCTAACGTGGAGCTGCGGCACCGTGGCATTACTCCCATTCCTCCTGCCAGCtcggaggaggtggaggaggaaatGCGACAGGCTCGCGAGGATGCCCGCTGCATCTGGGAACGGGCTCTGCcgctctgggagctgctggatgagAAGGAGATCAAGGAGACCAAGGCTTTGTTTGGTATCTCCATGGTGACAGATGCCACCCTGAAACGCTTCGGGGTGCGTTATCTGAGGACTGCCAGGTCTCTCGTCTTCCCCTGGTTCAGCCCTCAGAACGCGACCCTGAAGGGCCTGAAGCTCATGAGGGTGGAGAAGAAGGGGAGCACGATAACTTACGTGGAAGAGACTTTACCGCGCTTCGATTCCTATCGCAATCTTTTTGGGCTGCCCCTGATTGGCCGCCGAGACACAGAGCTGGTCTTAACTGGGTGGGAGCTGGATGCCCTGGCTCTGCACCAAAGTGCAGGAGTGGCCACCCTGGCCCTGCCACGGGGGGCCAGCTGCCTGCCTCCCACCCTTCTCCCCTACCTGGAGCAGTTCAAGCGCATCACGCTGTGGCTGGGCGAGGACTTGCGCTCCTGGGAAGCTGCCAAGCTCTTTGCCCGCAAGCTGAGCCTCAAGCGCTGCTCTCTGGTGCGCCCTGGCAACCTGCAGCCCCGGCCCTTGGAGGCTCTGAACCAGGGCCTGAACGTCACCAAAATCCTGCGTTCTGCCCTGCTTGCCAGCCACAAATCCATCGTCTCCTTCCGGCAGCTGCGCGAGGAGGTGTTTGGGGAGCTGGTCAACACTGAGCAGGTGTCTGGCGTCAAGTGGGTGCGTTTCCCCGAGCTCAACAAGCTCCTCAAAGGGCACCGCAGAGGGGAGCTCACCATCTTCACAG GCCCAACGGGCAGTGGGAAGACCACGTTTATCAGCGAGTATGCACTGGACCTGTGCATGCAGGGAGTGTGCACGCTGTGGGGCAGCTTTGAGATCAACAATGTCCGCCTGGCCAAAATCAtgctgacgcagttcgctggcCGGCGCCTGGAGGACCAGCTAGAACTGTACGATGAGTGGGCCGATCGCTTCGAGGAGCTCCCGCTCTACTTCATGACCTTCCATGGCCAGCAGAACATCAA GACAGTGATTGACACCATGCAGCACGCAGTCTACATGTACGACATCACCCACGTGGTCGTCGACAATCTCCAGTTCATGATGGGACACGAGCACCTCTCTGTGGACAG gctcGCTGCCCAGGACTACGTCGTTGGTGCCTTCCGCAAGTTTGCCACGGACAACACGTGCCACATCACCTTGATCATCCATCCTCGCAAGGAGGATGATGAGAAGGAGCTGCAGACAGCCTCCATCTTCGGCTCTGCCAAG GCCAGCCAGGAGGCCGACAACGTCCTCATCCTGCAGGACCGTAAGCTGGTGACGGGGCCAGGGAAGCGCTACCTGCAGGTGTCCAAGAATCGCTTTGACGGGGACGTGGGTATCTTCCCTCTGGAGTTCAGCAAGGCCTCGCTCTCCTTCTCATCTTCCAAaagcaaggccaggctgaagaaaatgaagggGGAGAAGGAGCTTTTAGCCAATAAAACTGTGGAGGGAGGCTCAGGAGCCTCCAAGAAACCATGA
- the SEMA4G gene encoding semaphorin-4G isoform X1 — MSGAPAHLLTTLFMAAAAMGYPSRRSATDLDATPRTTVTFDELSEVRRFNARTLNYSTLLLEDDRGILYVGARGAIFALNSSDVADGSHRTIHWEASPEKQMDCLQKGKNNKTECFNHVRFLQRLNSTHLYACGTYAFHPLCAAIDANRFVLPSHFEEGKEKCPYDPARGYTGLVVDGGLYTATRYEFRSLPDIRRNLHQRPLKTEESPLHWLNDAEFVASVLVRESKDSPVGDDDKIYYFFTERAGEETTSFFDKSQVARVARVARVCKSDLGGKKILQRKWTSFMKARLVCYIPYYEVLRSVCSLDGGGWASTVFYAAFTLSAQWRTMEASAVCRYNISAVQHAFEGPYMEYQDWARKWSRYDGAVPEPRPGSCITDHSRRKGYNSSQDLPNSVLDFVKLHPLMFEEVKPTGGEPLLVKKNVAYSQMAVDRVQALDGRSYDVLFMGTGDGWIHKAVVVNSGIHIVEEVQVFRDVQPVESLVISSIQRSLYVGAASGIVQVPLASCARYASCYDCILAQDPYCAWDGRACRAIASTDRIGLVQDIQSGNKGCRSSSGRVRVPAGSLLWKNRTVLQGDDVLLPCDQRSNLARAVWLLNGSEVLGMGQDRLRVGVDGLLVMDTLPQHSGEYRCYGEEQGLRTLLAAYSLTVLPELPRSPTAVPSPHAASQATNDMKVAYISAIVTLVVLCTVLSTILLYMSCLEKRKGKYVLGEPRPASVELQTVSANCLRKGHREEEEEEELTYPDGCLRIIPGEAPTAATSPVKELPVAVPPLPPPLPAELTNGVGTLPNVLRKMNGNSYMLLQQQEEPLVSPLYSASFTEELSKILEKRKHTQLVEKLDESSV, encoded by the exons AGCTGTCGGAAGTCCGGCGCTTCAACGCGCGCACCCTCAACTACAGcaccctgctgctggaggacgACCGGGGCATCCTCTACGTGGGCGCCAGGGGAGCCATCTTCGCCCTCAACTCCAGTGACGTGGCCGACGGCTCCCATCGCACG ATCCACTGGGAAGCCTCCCCGGAGAAGCAGATGGACTGCCTGCAGAAGGGCAAGAACAACAAG ACCGAGTGCTTCAACCACGTGCGGTTCCTGCAGCGGCTGAACAGCACCCACCTCTACGCCTGCGGGACCTACGCCTTCCACCCGCTCTGCGCTGCCATT GATGCCAACAGGTTCGTGTTGCCATCCCACTTTGAGGAAGGCAAGGAGAAGTGCCCATATGACCCTGCCCGTGGCTACACTGGCCTCGTTGTGG ATGGAGGCTTGTACACGGCAACACGTTATGAGTTTCGGAGCCTCCCTGACATTCGGAGGAACCTGCACCAGCGGCCACTGAAGACAGAGGAGTCCCCACTGCACTGGCTGAATG ATGCTGAGTTTGTGGCCTCTGTGCTGGTCCGGGAGAGCAAGGACAGCCCAGTGGGTGACGATGACAAAATCTACTACTTCTTCACGGAGCGGGCAGGAGAGGAGACCACATCCTTCTTTGACAAGAGTCAGGTGGCCCGAGTGGCCCGGGTGGCCCGTGTCTGCAAG AGCGACTTGGGGGGGAAGAAGATTCTGCAGCGCAAGTGGACGTCCTTCATGAAGGCACGCCTGGTCTGCTACATCCCCTACTACGAGGTGCTGCGCAGTGTCTGCAGCCTGGACGGGGGCGGCTGGGCCAGCACTGTCTTCTACGCTGCCTTCACACTCTCAGCACAGTG GAGGACCATGGAGGCCTCGGCCGTGTGCCGCTACAACATCTCAGCGGTGCAGCATGCCTTCGAGGGCCCCTACATGGAGTACCAGGACTGGGCTCGCAAGTGGTCCCGCTACGACGGTGCAGTGCCTGAGCCCCGGCCTGGCTCC TGCATCACGGACCACTCCCGCAGGAAGGGCTACAACTCCTCGCAGGACCTGCCCAACAGTGTCCTGGACTTTGTCAAGCTGCACCCACTCATGTTTGAGGAGGTGAAGCCAACCGGCGGGGAGCCGCTCCTGGTGAAGAAGAATGTGGCATACAGCCAGATGGCTGTAGACAGGGTGCAGGCCCTGGATGGCCGCTCCTACGATGTGCTCTTCATGGGGACGG ggGATGGCTGGATCCACAAGGCTGTGGTGGTGAACTCTGGCATCCACATTGTGGAGGAGGTGCAGGTGTTCAGGGACGTGCAGCCTGTGGAGAGCCTGGTGATCTCCAGCATCCAG AGGAGCCTGTATGTGGGGGCAGCCAGCGGGATTGTGCAGGTGCCCCTGGCCTCCTGCGCCAGGTACGCCTCCTGCTACGACTGCATCCTCGCCCAGGACCCCTACTGTGCCTGGGATGGCAGGGCCTGCCGCGCCATCGCCTCCACGGACAG AATAGGGCTGGTGCAGGACATTCAAAGTGGCAACAAGGGATGCCGGAGCAGCTCTGGACGGG TGCGTGTCCCCGCAGGCTCCCTGCTGTGGAAGAACCGGACAGTGCTGCAGGGGGACGACGTGCTGCTGCCCTGCGACCAGCGCTCCAACCTAGCCCGAGCTGTGTGGCTGCTGAACGGCAGCGAAGTGCTGGGCATGGGGCAGGACCGGCTGCGCGTGGGGGTGGATGGGCTGCTGGTGATGGACacgctgccccagcacagcggCGAGTACCGCTGCTACGGGGAGGAGCAGGGTCTGCGGACACTGCTGGCTGCCTACAGCCTCACCGTACTGCCCGAGCTGCCCCGCAGCCCTACGGCTGTGCCATCGCCCCATGCTGCCAGCCAGGCGACCAACGACATGAAGGTGGCTTACATCTCTGCCATCGTCACCTTGGTGGTGCTCTGCACCGTGCTCAGCACCATCCTCCTGTACATGTCCTGCCTGGAGAAGCGCAAGGGCAAGTACGTGCTAGGGGAGCCACGGCCAGCCAGTGTGGAGCTGCAGACCGTCTCGGCCAACTGCCTGCGCAAGGGCCaccgggaggaggaggaagaggaagagctCACCTATCCCGATGGCTGCCTGCGGATCATCCCTGGCGAGGCACCCACGGCTGCCACCTCCCCAGTCAAGGAGCTGCCGGTTGCTGTGCCCCCACTGCCACCCCCGCTGCCGGCCGAGCTCACCAACGGCGTGGGCACTCTGCCCAATGTCCTCCGCAAGATGAATGGCAACAGCTACatgttgctgcagcagcaggaggagccgcTGGTCTCCCCGCTCTACAGCGCATCCTTCACCGAGGAGCTCAGCAAAATTCTGGAGAAGCGAAAACACACACAACTGGTGGAAAAGCTGGACGAGAGCTCCGTgtag
- the SEMA4G gene encoding semaphorin-4G isoform X2, whose amino-acid sequence MPPPGQQSPLMWLALCLPWGPPQPPVPFAELSEVRRFNARTLNYSTLLLEDDRGILYVGARGAIFALNSSDVADGSHRTIHWEASPEKQMDCLQKGKNNKTECFNHVRFLQRLNSTHLYACGTYAFHPLCAAIDANRFVLPSHFEEGKEKCPYDPARGYTGLVVDGGLYTATRYEFRSLPDIRRNLHQRPLKTEESPLHWLNDAEFVASVLVRESKDSPVGDDDKIYYFFTERAGEETTSFFDKSQVARVARVARVCKSDLGGKKILQRKWTSFMKARLVCYIPYYEVLRSVCSLDGGGWASTVFYAAFTLSAQWRTMEASAVCRYNISAVQHAFEGPYMEYQDWARKWSRYDGAVPEPRPGSCITDHSRRKGYNSSQDLPNSVLDFVKLHPLMFEEVKPTGGEPLLVKKNVAYSQMAVDRVQALDGRSYDVLFMGTGDGWIHKAVVVNSGIHIVEEVQVFRDVQPVESLVISSIQRSLYVGAASGIVQVPLASCARYASCYDCILAQDPYCAWDGRACRAIASTDRIGLVQDIQSGNKGCRSSSGRVRVPAGSLLWKNRTVLQGDDVLLPCDQRSNLARAVWLLNGSEVLGMGQDRLRVGVDGLLVMDTLPQHSGEYRCYGEEQGLRTLLAAYSLTVLPELPRSPTAVPSPHAASQATNDMKVAYISAIVTLVVLCTVLSTILLYMSCLEKRKGKYVLGEPRPASVELQTVSANCLRKGHREEEEEEELTYPDGCLRIIPGEAPTAATSPVKELPVAVPPLPPPLPAELTNGVGTLPNVLRKMNGNSYMLLQQQEEPLVSPLYSASFTEELSKILEKRKHTQLVEKLDESSV is encoded by the exons CTCAGCCCCCTGTTCCCTTTGCAGAGCTGTCGGAAGTCCGGCGCTTCAACGCGCGCACCCTCAACTACAGcaccctgctgctggaggacgACCGGGGCATCCTCTACGTGGGCGCCAGGGGAGCCATCTTCGCCCTCAACTCCAGTGACGTGGCCGACGGCTCCCATCGCACG ATCCACTGGGAAGCCTCCCCGGAGAAGCAGATGGACTGCCTGCAGAAGGGCAAGAACAACAAG ACCGAGTGCTTCAACCACGTGCGGTTCCTGCAGCGGCTGAACAGCACCCACCTCTACGCCTGCGGGACCTACGCCTTCCACCCGCTCTGCGCTGCCATT GATGCCAACAGGTTCGTGTTGCCATCCCACTTTGAGGAAGGCAAGGAGAAGTGCCCATATGACCCTGCCCGTGGCTACACTGGCCTCGTTGTGG ATGGAGGCTTGTACACGGCAACACGTTATGAGTTTCGGAGCCTCCCTGACATTCGGAGGAACCTGCACCAGCGGCCACTGAAGACAGAGGAGTCCCCACTGCACTGGCTGAATG ATGCTGAGTTTGTGGCCTCTGTGCTGGTCCGGGAGAGCAAGGACAGCCCAGTGGGTGACGATGACAAAATCTACTACTTCTTCACGGAGCGGGCAGGAGAGGAGACCACATCCTTCTTTGACAAGAGTCAGGTGGCCCGAGTGGCCCGGGTGGCCCGTGTCTGCAAG AGCGACTTGGGGGGGAAGAAGATTCTGCAGCGCAAGTGGACGTCCTTCATGAAGGCACGCCTGGTCTGCTACATCCCCTACTACGAGGTGCTGCGCAGTGTCTGCAGCCTGGACGGGGGCGGCTGGGCCAGCACTGTCTTCTACGCTGCCTTCACACTCTCAGCACAGTG GAGGACCATGGAGGCCTCGGCCGTGTGCCGCTACAACATCTCAGCGGTGCAGCATGCCTTCGAGGGCCCCTACATGGAGTACCAGGACTGGGCTCGCAAGTGGTCCCGCTACGACGGTGCAGTGCCTGAGCCCCGGCCTGGCTCC TGCATCACGGACCACTCCCGCAGGAAGGGCTACAACTCCTCGCAGGACCTGCCCAACAGTGTCCTGGACTTTGTCAAGCTGCACCCACTCATGTTTGAGGAGGTGAAGCCAACCGGCGGGGAGCCGCTCCTGGTGAAGAAGAATGTGGCATACAGCCAGATGGCTGTAGACAGGGTGCAGGCCCTGGATGGCCGCTCCTACGATGTGCTCTTCATGGGGACGG ggGATGGCTGGATCCACAAGGCTGTGGTGGTGAACTCTGGCATCCACATTGTGGAGGAGGTGCAGGTGTTCAGGGACGTGCAGCCTGTGGAGAGCCTGGTGATCTCCAGCATCCAG AGGAGCCTGTATGTGGGGGCAGCCAGCGGGATTGTGCAGGTGCCCCTGGCCTCCTGCGCCAGGTACGCCTCCTGCTACGACTGCATCCTCGCCCAGGACCCCTACTGTGCCTGGGATGGCAGGGCCTGCCGCGCCATCGCCTCCACGGACAG AATAGGGCTGGTGCAGGACATTCAAAGTGGCAACAAGGGATGCCGGAGCAGCTCTGGACGGG TGCGTGTCCCCGCAGGCTCCCTGCTGTGGAAGAACCGGACAGTGCTGCAGGGGGACGACGTGCTGCTGCCCTGCGACCAGCGCTCCAACCTAGCCCGAGCTGTGTGGCTGCTGAACGGCAGCGAAGTGCTGGGCATGGGGCAGGACCGGCTGCGCGTGGGGGTGGATGGGCTGCTGGTGATGGACacgctgccccagcacagcggCGAGTACCGCTGCTACGGGGAGGAGCAGGGTCTGCGGACACTGCTGGCTGCCTACAGCCTCACCGTACTGCCCGAGCTGCCCCGCAGCCCTACGGCTGTGCCATCGCCCCATGCTGCCAGCCAGGCGACCAACGACATGAAGGTGGCTTACATCTCTGCCATCGTCACCTTGGTGGTGCTCTGCACCGTGCTCAGCACCATCCTCCTGTACATGTCCTGCCTGGAGAAGCGCAAGGGCAAGTACGTGCTAGGGGAGCCACGGCCAGCCAGTGTGGAGCTGCAGACCGTCTCGGCCAACTGCCTGCGCAAGGGCCaccgggaggaggaggaagaggaagagctCACCTATCCCGATGGCTGCCTGCGGATCATCCCTGGCGAGGCACCCACGGCTGCCACCTCCCCAGTCAAGGAGCTGCCGGTTGCTGTGCCCCCACTGCCACCCCCGCTGCCGGCCGAGCTCACCAACGGCGTGGGCACTCTGCCCAATGTCCTCCGCAAGATGAATGGCAACAGCTACatgttgctgcagcagcaggaggagccgcTGGTCTCCCCGCTCTACAGCGCATCCTTCACCGAGGAGCTCAGCAAAATTCTGGAGAAGCGAAAACACACACAACTGGTGGAAAAGCTGGACGAGAGCTCCGTgtag
- the MRPL43 gene encoding 39S ribosomal protein L43, mitochondrial, with the protein MTGRGSPSRFLSAVLHNGVGRYVRQLQRLQLLFSPTAADARGAREFVEEAAQDFARQHPDVVLYVSPQSGPGPAPVLRAEYLNGTVRDELIASKTSEEIVQLATKLANQSGLDIIRIRKPFHTDNPSVQGQWHPLTNKPSILTIQGPRLQPQ; encoded by the exons ATGACGGGCCGCGGGTCGCCCAGCCGGTTCCTGAGCGCCGTTCTGCACAACGGCGTGGGCCGGTACGTGCGGCAGCTCCAGCGCCTGCAGCTCCTCTTCAGCCCCACCGCGGCCGACGCCCGCGGCGCCAG AGAATTCGTGGAGGAGGCGGCGCAGGACTTCGCCCGGCAGCACCCCGATGTTGTCCTCTACGTGAGCCCCCAGTcgggcccgggcccggccccggtgCTGCGGGCCGAGTACT TGAACGGGACGGTGCGGGACGAGCTCATTGCCAGCAAGACGAGTGAGGAGATTGTGCAGCTGGCCACCAAGCTGGCCAACCAGTCTGGCCTGGACATCATCCGCATCCGCAAGCCCTTCCACACTGACAACCCGAGTGTCCAGGGCCAGTGGCACCCCCTCACCAACAAACCCTCCATTCTCACCATCCAGGGCCCACGCCTGCAGCCCCAATAA